CGCGGGCCTGCGCGTCGTAGAAAAGCTGGAACGCGCGACGGCCTTCCTGGGGCAGGTCACGCAGCCGTTCCTGGATCGATCGGCGGACCGGGACATAGACCGAGGACTCGCCCAGCGGCGCCATCACGTGCCGCGTCGATTCGGTCAGGTCGATCAGGCTGCGGAACGCCTTTTCCCATTCGCCGGCATCGAGGTTCTCGTGGAATCGGTTGAGCGAGTCGTCAATCAGTTCGCTGTTGTCGCCTCGCAGCAGCGAGAAGCCGGGCTTGGCGTCTTCGCCCAGGACGTCGTCGAGGGACTCGGTGGGCTCGTCGAACAACTCGGCTTCTTGAACGGCGGCTTGAGCAACAACTTCGACTTGAGGCATTTCGATGGCCTGGAGATCAAGCTCATCTTGCGCTGAGGCAACCCCCGCCCCCAGCCCGGCCAAGACGCAGCCGACGAGTGCTGCGGGGTAGCGGCGGGCGTGACGATCGCGTGGTTGGCTTGGCTGCATAAAGAAAACCCCATGTGTCCCCGGCCGTCGGGCCGGCCAAGGCCTCAGTGTACCTGCGCGGGCCGTGTCCCTTGACCACGCATCAATAAGACGTTCTTGCGTGGGATTTGTTCGCGGTTCGGTCAGGCCGGCCATGCCGGTCGGCTAAACGTGTTTTCTGCGAAAAAATCATCGACAACGCCGCCGGATGCCGGTACAAAGCATGGGTGGCCCTTTCCCGCCGCCCCCGCCCCTTCCTTCCCCAGGAGCCCGCCGATGCCCGAGCGTACGAACCCGGCCCAGCGCCCGGAAACCCCCGAAATTTCGCAGGAAAACGACAGCATCGGCCAGGAGGTCGGCAAGACCCTCGCCGAGATCGCGCCCTGGGCCGTGTCGATCTTCGCCCATATGGTCCTCGTCCTGCTGGCGGTGTTTCTGGTCTGGACCACCGTTCTGGACGAGCAGGACCCGCCCCATCAGGTCCAGGCGAGTTTCCCGCAGGATGACCTGATGCGGCCTGTCATCGACCCCAACCCCCAGCCCAGCGAGGCCGAGGCCGCGCGGGCGACCGCGCCGATCCTCTCACAACAGAACGACCCCGAGCCGATCATGCCCCGCGATATCGGGCTGGGCGAGACCGACCTGCCCAATCTCCGGATTGAAATCGGGCCCTACAGCGAGTTTGACCGCAACCGGAAACCCGGCCCCGGCACGCCCGGCTCACCGATCCTGGGCCCCACGGGCCGGCAGACCGTGTTTGTGATCGATGCGTCGGGGTCGCTGATCGACACCTTCCCGCTGGTGGTCAATGAGCTCAAGCGGCTGCTGGTGCAGCTCGCCCGGGCGGAGCAGGCACGGCTGGCCGACCCGGCACAGCGTAACGAGACGCCTTTTGCGTATTCCGTCGTGTTTTTCCGCGATGGGGAGGTGCTGGTCGAGGACCGCCGGGGGCTACGCACGGCTGGGAACGAGGCGGTGGATGGGTCTTTGGCGTGGCTGGACACAGTTTCGCCGGGTGGGGCGACCTCGCCTTTGCCCGCGCTGGAGCTGGCGATGTCGTATGGACCCGACACGGTGATCGTGTTATCGGACAACATCACGGGTCACGGCATCCACGAGTTGAGTGCCCAGACGCTGATCGACCGTGTGTTGGACGCGCGCGGCGGCCGACGCATCACGATTAACACCGTCCAGTTCATTTACCCCGACCCCCAAACCGCTTATGGCGGCAAAGGCACACTCGAACGCCTCGCGGACGAGACAGATGGGGCCTACCGATTCATCACAGACCGCGAATTGAACCTGCGTTGAGCCGATAGGGGCCCAACCGCCTTCTACGGGTTTCACTGGACAAAAACGCGCGTATGGTGTTCAATATTGCATATGCTCACCGGCTCAGCCGGCTTGGGTCGCCCGATCGTCGGCAATGCCGGCGGGGAATCGGCCGATCTGGGCCTGGGCCAACCCGCAGCCCCTGTGGGTAGGCCGCCCTCGGCGGTCGAGCGACACGGGCCTTAAACACCCGCTTTTTCACCGCTTTGCGGAGACCTCGCCATGATGCTTTTCGGATTTGCCGCCAACCGTGCCTCGGCTCCCGGGCCCGACCACGTGCCGCCGCCGAACGAATTCGAGGAGGAGTTTGACGATGAGGACTCGATCGGCGACGAGATCAGCGACACGCTGGTTGCGCTGATGCCCTGGGGCATCTCGATCCTGCTGCATGTCGGGCTCGTCGTCGCCGCCTTCTTCTTCGTCTGGCAGGTCATCATGACCGAGGAGCCCGACCCGCCCGTCATCCCCGACGCGGCCTTCTCGGAGACGCCCGGCTCGCCCGACCCGATCGAGACCGTCGACGAGCAGACCTCCGACGCGCCGCCCACCGTCCCGACCATCGACCCGACCACCAATCCGCCCAGCCCGGTCATGAACGTGACCGACATCCAGAGTCTGAGTGTCGGCGCGACCAGCGCGGGCGGCACGCCCGGCTCGTCATTCACCAGCGGCAACGGCACGGGCACGTTCGGCACCAACGTCTTCGGCAACGGCGGTACCGCCCGCAACATCGCCTTCATCGTCGACGCCTCGGGCTCGATGGTCGACACCATGCCCCTGGTCATCAACGAACTCAAACGCGTTATCAATGAGCTCGACGCCGCCCAGAAGTTCACCATCATCTTCTTCAACGGCGAAGGCGTCTTCGAGGTCCCGGGCACCAGTGCCACGGGCCGAAACAACCTCCGCGCCGCGACCGCCGAGTTCAAGCAGTTCACCTCCAACTGGATCACGCTCGACAACCACAACATCGAGCCCAACGGCCGGGGCTCGGTCAACGCCATCCCCGCGATCGAGCTCGCCCTCAAGTACGACCCCCAGCTCGTCTTCCTGCTCTCGGACAACCTCACCGGCGGCGGACAGGGCGCAACGACCCACGAGATCTTCCAGACCGATGTGATGCGTGCGATCGAACGCGCTAACGACAACACGCCCCCCGCGAAGATCAACACGATCCAGTTCCTCTACCGCGACCCGCTGCTCGACGCCGGGCTGTCGGGCACGCTCGAACGCATTGCCGAGGAAACCGAAGGCAACTACAAGTTCCTGAGCGAGCGCGACCTGAACCTCCGCTGACCCGGAGCGAGGCAGGCGACGCCGCCTGGACGAAATCGACACGACACCGCCGACCCCACCGCCCACGGAGACGCCGATGCCCCATGTGCCTTTGTCTGAGCCCACGACGACCCGACGCGCTGTGCGTATCGGGATCGCTTTGTTGACGCTCGTGTTCGCTTGGGCCATCGCACTGCCGGCCTCGGCCGATCAGCTTCAACGTAACGGCCAGTGGCAGAACGTCACGATCGTCGGCGTCGAGGACGGAGAGCTGGTCTACCGCAACAACGCGGGCGGGACCAACACGGTTGCGCTGGCCGATGTGGAGTCGCTCGATCTCGACGACGAAGCCGAGTTTAGGGGCGCACTCGAGGCGTTCCAGGGCGAAGACTACCGCAGGTCACAGCGGATGTTCGGCGAGATCGCCGAGCAGACCCGTATCGACTGGGTCCGCCACTACGCACAGTTTTTCCTCGTCCAGTCGCTCGACCAGCGCGGCGAGCCGGTCGAGGCCGCGACGGTCTTTGCCCAGCTCGCGCGTGACGGGGCCGACCCGTACTTCCTTTCCGTAGCGCCGATGGCGTCACTCGCAGCGGTCAGCGACGATGAGCGTGCCCGCATCCGCGAAGAGGTCGTCGATGTCCTCGGCGACACCGAGGGTGTCACCCGCGAGCGTCTGCAGAACTACCTGCTCGCGGTCGTTGGCGAAGAGGCGATGCCCGACCTCACGCCCATCGAGCCCAACCCCAACCCCGGCACCGGCACGGACAACGCGGCGCAGCTCGACCGCTCGCAGTCTGCGGTGATCTTGCCCGAAGCGCTATGGGAGATCCTCGAGGCCGAGGAGTTCGATGCCGAGAAGTGGGGGGGGCTGACGCTGCTGCGTGAAGGCAAGTACGAAGAGGCGGTCGAGGCGATCACGCCGTGGATGGAAGGCCGGGGCGACATGCCTGAGAAGCTGTTTATCCTTGGCCGGGCGCAGCTCGCACTGGCCGACGCGTCGGAGGACCGTGACGACTACCTCGACGCCGGGCTGACGTTTATGCGGATCGTCGTCCACTACGAAAACCTCGGCACACCATTGCTCGCGCCCTCCCGGCTCGAACTCGCGTACCTGCACCGCGTCATCGGTCGCGAAGACCTGTACGACAAGCTGCTCAACCAGAGCGACCTGTTCCTCTCGTTCGCGGACGACCCCGAGACCTACCCCCAGTACTACCAGCGCTACTACGAGATCATCGGCGAGCCCGTACCCGTCCCCGACGCCGACGAGTAAGACAACAAGCCCCCAGCCGCCCCGCGTGTTTGTGCGACGCCGGGGCTGATATGCCCGAGCCCGGCCACGTGCTCGGCGACAACCCAGCGACCCGAAGTAGTTTGACCCGGTTGCTTTTCGGCGGCCCGCTTGCCGACCCCGGCCCGCAGGCGGCACGCCGATGCAGCCCACCGGCCCGCACCGCCGCTGGCCGGCTTGGTTTAGGATACGCCACGCTTGACCCTGCATACCCCACAGATCACACACCCGACTTCCACCCCACAGGACCGCCCACCGATGCGCACGACTTTGACGAAGATGACCTTTGCCCTGGCTGCGGCGATCGCGACACCGATCGTCTCGCTCGCACAGGACGCCGCCCCCGCCGCCGCCGAGGCCGCCGCCAGCACCGGCGGCGAGACCCAGAGCTGGTTCAAGGCGTTCTTCTGGCCCGACGGCCCGATCCTGGGCAACCTCATCATCCTGCTCCTGCTGCTGATGTCGGCCACCGTCATGGGCTTCTCGCTCATGCTCATCTTCAAGTTCCGACGCAACCAGGTCCTGCCCGAGGAGACCCGCGACGAGATCGAAGCGCTCCTCGCCGAGAAGAAGTACCGCGAGGCCATCGAGTTCTCGCAGGACGACGACTCCTACCTGGGCCAGGTCGTCAGCGCCGCGCTGAGCGAAGCGAGCAACGGCTACGCCGCGATGGAACGCGCCGTCGAAGAGGCCGGCGACGCACAGGCCGTCAAGATCCTCCGCCCCATCGAGTACCTCAACGTCATGGGCAATATCGCACCCATGATCGGGCTGTTCGGCACGGTCTTCGGCATGATCGTCGCCTTCCAGGCGCTGGTCGCCTCCGAGGGCGGCGCCGACCCCACCGAGCTGGCGGGCGGTATCTCCACCGCGCTGGTCACCACCTTCTGGGGGCTTATCGTCGCCATCCCCGCGCTCTCGGCCTACTCGCTCATCCGAAACAAGATCGACGCGCACTGCGCCGAAGGCATCCTCATCGTCGAAGAACTCATCGCGCCCTTCAAGCCCAGCGGCAAGAAGAAGTCCCGGTCCGACCGCCCACGCGCGACGCCGAAGCCCGAGTGATAGGCGTTTTGTCGTTGATTGAAAAGGCACCGGCCCGCTGAAGCGGCCCCGGCCTAGCGCGTAAGACCCAAGCGAGTTTCTGTATGGCTTCCAATGTCACAAAACGCGGCGCCGTCAAGCCGACCCTGAATATCACGCCGTTGATCGACGTGGTGTTCCTGCTGATTGTCTTCTTCTTGCTGGTGAACAATATTGTCACCGACGAGAACCCGGACATGAAGCTGCCCGAGGTTGAAAAGCCCGAGACGATCCAGGTCGTCTCCGAGAACCGGCTGATCATCAGTCTCATCCCCGATGAAGAGTGGGAAGGCGAGCCAGGCCCGGGCAGCCCCGTCGAGCACGTGCTCCAGCGCGGCGGCAAGGCCAAGGCGATCTCGCTGGCCGGCGTCGAGTACGCGATGGACGATCCCGACCGGATCCAGGCGTTCCGCGACAAGCTGGTCGACCTGATCCGCCTGCGCCACCCGCGCGGCGGGCTGCGGTTCCTCTTCCGTGTCGACGCCACGATCTACTACCGCGAAGTCCTCCCGGTCATGGCGATCATGCTCGAAGCGATGTTCGAGTGCGGCCTCGAAAAGGGCGAGACCCTGATCGACATCGTCGCGTACATGCCGGACTAACAAGCGACACCCCAGGCCAAGGGATTTAGATCCCTTGGCCTCAGACCTGGACACCCCATGGCCGACGAAAACGACATCATCCTCCCCGACGAAGATGTGGAGAACATCCAGCTCGTCCACCACACCTCCCAGCGCAAGAAGCGTAGGATCAACGACGACGAGATGGAGCTCCAGCTCACGTCCATGATCGACGTCATCTTCCAACTGCTGATCTACTTCGTCATCACCGCGAACTTCACGATCGACGAGGGCACGCTCAAGGCGTCGATGCCCGGCCAGAGCGCGCCTGCCGACACCGACAATCCCGACCCCCCGATCTTCATTGACCTTAAGACCGGCGACGACGGGCTGACCTACACCCTCACCGTCGACAACAAACAGGTCCCCGGCGGCGCGAGCGAGCTCTACGGCTACCTCCAGTCTCAGGTCGATACCAACAAGTTCAACATCGACGACGACTACCAGATCCGCCCGCAGGGCAACGTCCGCTGGCAGCACGTGGTCAATGTCTTCAACGCCTGCACCCGCGCGGAACTCGAGAAAGTCGGCTTCGCGACGCCCAACCAGTGACCGGGGGGCCCCCGGCGTCGCTCTACCCCCGGGGGCGCGCTAGGATGAGTCGGGGGTTTGCGCTTTCGCCCGTGGGGGCACGACACAGGAATCTGAAAATGAACGTACCCGCCGCTTGCCGACAAACCCTCCTGGGGCTTTTGCCCGCGTTGCTGCTGGCTGGCCCGTCGTTTGGGCAGATGGAGGCGCTGCGCGACCGCGACGACCAGTTCATCCAGGGCATGCGCGAGGAGGGGTTGTCTGACCTGCTGGGGCGGTTTGTCGAGCGGGTCGGCGACGAAGACATGGACCCGGTCGCCAAGGCGCAGCTCGTGATCGCGCAGCAGGAGTTTCTCGCCAGCGAGAGCTTGGCCCGCGCGGTGGAGCTGTCGTCGCAGGACCCGGCCCAGGCCGAGGCGGTGTTCCGCGAGAGCCGGTCGGCCTACGAGGGGCTGATCGCTGCGCAGCGGCAGATGATTTCGGACAACGCGCAGGACGAGCGGGTCCCGATGTGGCAGACGGACCTGGCGGCGATGCTGCTGGAGACCTACCTGCCGACGTATCACAACAACGCGGTGTGGTTCTACGAGTTTGGCATTCCGTCGCCCGAGCAGACGAAGGCCTACGAAGACAACATCGCGCTGGCGTTCGAGATGGTCGCCGATGCGCGGTACCGGCTCGAGCGGCTGGTCGACCGCATGGCGCGTGACGGCGGTGTGCTTCGGGCGGAGCTCGAAGAGATGGGCATCTTCTTCGACCTGCGTGAAGAATACGACAAACGGCGCACGCCGTTCTGGTACGCGCACTGCGCGTACTACGCCGCGCAGTTGCCCAACGAGCACCCGTATTTCCAGAATCTGGGCGGGAGCCAACTCGTGCGCAATCAGGCGGGTACGGTCGACGCTGAGCGTGACCGCTTGCTGGGCCAAGCCGAGGCGGCGGTGCTGGGCGGGCTTCTGAATGATGCGGACATCGCGACGACGATGCGTTTGTTGGCGGGCCGGGTGCTCGTCGCGTCGGGCGACCCGGACCGTGTGGACGAGGGCATCGCGGATTATCTTGAGGCGGTGATGACCGGCTCGGCCGACAGCTGGCAAGGCTTCCTCGCGTCGCTCGCCAAGGCGCGTGGCCGGGCGGCGACCGGCGAGATGGATACCGCGACCGAGATCCTCAACGGGATGGCGCGTCACCCTTTTGTGACCCAGCAGTTGGTGCGCGGCAACATCTACCCGCGTCTGCTCGCGGCCGACCTGATGCACCGGATGCTGCTCGAACCCGCCGAGCGGGCGCGCGGCGCCGACCGCACCGCGCTGATGGCCGAGGCCTACGAGATGCCTTACCTCGGGCTGATCGCCGACGAGCAAAACCGCTTTGCGCCGTTCCTCTACACCCGCTGGGCCGAGCAGGTCGGCCCGGAGGAAGACCCCGCGTCGCTGCCCCCGGCCGTGCGTATGGGGATCGGCCAGATGAAGAGCAGCGCGGGCGCGGCGATCGCCAACGAGTTGATCCGCCTGGCGCAGGTCGACCCGACCGCGAACTACCCGATCCCCGCCGAGCGACAGCGTGAAGAGCAGCGGCGGGCGCAGCAACGCACCCAGGCCGAGGAGGACCTTGACCGTGCGCTGGCATTTAACGAGACACTGGTGGGTGAAGAGATCGACGGCGCGCTGCGCGACCGCGGGCTGATGAACCTGGGCTTCAACAAGTACTACCTCGCCGAGCTGGCGAAGTACTACGGCGGCGGCGGGGGGAACGCCGACCTGATCGAGCGCTATTTCGAGGTCGCGCAGTACTGGGCGACGATCGGGATCGAGTACCCCGGCTCGCCCTTGGCCGAGGACGCGACGACCTACGCGGTGTCGCTGCTGCTGAACTTTGATCGGATGTCGAACACCGGGCCCGGCGGCGTGACGAGCATCCGCTTCCGCGATGCGTACCGCGACGCGGCGGACGTGCTGTTCGCGAACTGGCCGCAGAACGATGCGGCGCATAACGTGCGGGTCTACACCGGTTTTTATGTCTATGAGCTGGCGGGCGATCTGGACAAGGCCATCGAGGTCTACGGCGGGATGCCGCGCGAGCACCCGGACTACTACGAAGCGCGTCGGCAGATGATCCTGGCGATGCAGAAGCAGTACGACGACGTGAGCGACGAGATGCGTCAGCTGGAGCTGACCGGCGCTGCCGAAGACAACGACGCGTCGCGCGACGCGTTGGCGCGGGCCCTGGGCCAGCGGGCAGAGGACTTGGAGCGTATGCGGCGTGAGCTCTTGACGGCTGCGGAGTTTCTGGAGCTGCACGCCTCCGAAGCGATGGAGAACGCCGAGGACGCGCGTCGGCGATTCTCCGCCGCGACCGCGCGGGCCGGGTCGCTGGTCGCCATCGCGGCGATGGAGTCCGACGGCGGCGACGCCGAGGCGGCGCTCGACCTGCTCGAAGGGTTCGAAGACGACTACAGCCCCGCGGGCGGCCTCTCGAACCTTGTGGCGCAGCAGGCCAACCCCGAGCAGGCCGCCGCGCAGCTCGACGGCCTGATCCAGTCGGCGCAGGAGCGGCGGATCCTCTCGCTCGTGCAGTCCGCACAGCTCGATAACGAAGACGACCTCAGGCGCATCGGCGATGCGGCCCAGGCCATGATCGAGGCCTACCCCGACGTCGCGGCGGGTGTGGTCAACGGCGTGCTGCGTCGTATCGAAGACCAGATCAAGACCTTCGTGAAGGCCCGCGAGGAGGCGTTGCTCCCCGTCAACCGGGCCGACGCCCAGAAGAACATCACCAACCTCGCCAACGTCGCGGTCCAGCTCAGCCGGCTGCTTGTGGGGTGGGCCAAGACCAACGGCTACGCCGGGGCCCGGCTGCTCCCGTTCGAGCTGGGCATGTGCAAGGCCCTGTTGCTCGCCGAGCGCCCGGGCGAAGCGATCCCGCTGATGCAGGACTGGCTCGCGATGTTCCCCAACAACTTTGATGTGGTTATGCTCACCGGCGACTGCATCGTCGCCGACGCACGCAAACGCGGTATCCGCACGCCCGAGACGCTCCAGCCCGGGCTCGACCTCTACTACAAGATCATCCTCTTCCACAACGCCCAGCCCGGCGACAAGCCGCCACGCTTCTGGACCGCCTGGCTCAAGGTACTGGAGACGATGGAGTACGCCGGCGGCGACCTGGCCGGGCTAATCCGCGAAAAGGTGCGCATGCTCCAGAACCGCGTCGACCCCGAGCTCGGCGGGGAGGAGTTCAAGGCCCCAATCCTCGAAATCTTCGGCCGCAACCTGTAAACCAGAACGCTAAGGCACGACGCGCCATTGACGTTGTGCTGGCTCAAACGACCTTGCCGGTGGCCTACGGACACCGGACCCGTCTACACTGTTGCATCGCAAGCCCACCGACGTCCTCGCGCCGTCGTCGGCTTACCCCGCGATCATCCTACGCCCTAGTTTTCGGAGCTTCTCATGGACTACCGCACGATCCCCGGCACCGACCTGACCGTCTCCCTCCTCGGCTTTGGCAACTTCACCTTTGGCGTGAACTGGTGGGTCGATGTCACCGACGACGAAGCCATCGCGATCCAAAACGCGGCCATCGACCGTGGCGTCACCTTCTTCGACACCGCCCCGGCCTACGGGAACTGGCGGGCCGAGAAGCTGATGAAGGACACCATCGCCTACGCGGGCCGAGACAAGATCGTCGTCTCGACTAAGTTCGGCTACGCCCTGCAGAAAGACCCCGGCGAAGAGGGCAGCCACCGCGAACGCCGGCAGGACTTCTCCAAGCAGGCGATCCTCGACGAGTGCGACCTCTCGCTCAAGAACAT
The sequence above is a segment of the Phycisphaeraceae bacterium D3-23 genome. Coding sequences within it:
- a CDS encoding biopolymer transporter ExbD — its product is MADENDIILPDEDVENIQLVHHTSQRKKRRINDDEMELQLTSMIDVIFQLLIYFVITANFTIDEGTLKASMPGQSAPADTDNPDPPIFIDLKTGDDGLTYTLTVDNKQVPGGASELYGYLQSQVDTNKFNIDDDYQIRPQGNVRWQHVVNVFNACTRAELEKVGFATPNQ
- a CDS encoding MotA/TolQ/ExbB proton channel family protein; amino-acid sequence: MRTTLTKMTFALAAAIATPIVSLAQDAAPAAAEAAASTGGETQSWFKAFFWPDGPILGNLIILLLLLMSATVMGFSLMLIFKFRRNQVLPEETRDEIEALLAEKKYREAIEFSQDDDSYLGQVVSAALSEASNGYAAMERAVEEAGDAQAVKILRPIEYLNVMGNIAPMIGLFGTVFGMIVAFQALVASEGGADPTELAGGISTALVTTFWGLIVAIPALSAYSLIRNKIDAHCAEGILIVEELIAPFKPSGKKKSRSDRPRATPKPE
- a CDS encoding VWA domain-containing protein, yielding MMLFGFAANRASAPGPDHVPPPNEFEEEFDDEDSIGDEISDTLVALMPWGISILLHVGLVVAAFFFVWQVIMTEEPDPPVIPDAAFSETPGSPDPIETVDEQTSDAPPTVPTIDPTTNPPSPVMNVTDIQSLSVGATSAGGTPGSSFTSGNGTGTFGTNVFGNGGTARNIAFIVDASGSMVDTMPLVINELKRVINELDAAQKFTIIFFNGEGVFEVPGTSATGRNNLRAATAEFKQFTSNWITLDNHNIEPNGRGSVNAIPAIELALKYDPQLVFLLSDNLTGGGQGATTHEIFQTDVMRAIERANDNTPPAKINTIQFLYRDPLLDAGLSGTLERIAEETEGNYKFLSERDLNLR
- a CDS encoding biopolymer transporter ExbD; this encodes MASNVTKRGAVKPTLNITPLIDVVFLLIVFFLLVNNIVTDENPDMKLPEVEKPETIQVVSENRLIISLIPDEEWEGEPGPGSPVEHVLQRGGKAKAISLAGVEYAMDDPDRIQAFRDKLVDLIRLRHPRGGLRFLFRVDATIYYREVLPVMAIMLEAMFECGLEKGETLIDIVAYMPD